From the Pseudomonas baltica genome, one window contains:
- a CDS encoding DUF4129 domain-containing protein, with translation MQLNETTLVIRPRNPWEAIDLGVLLAARHWRLLLSSWAIATVPLFALLTLLLWDHPSIVIALIWWLKPAFERLPLHILAQSLFGAAPSVRQALRQWVRLLRPQLVASLTWRRLSLSRSFTLPVLQLEGLGGQQRLRRLAVLRRQNGGAARWLTLVGIHLELILSLGAVGLLYMLTPHAFSSFADQQLVLDAKYVEAPWLIHLRNAFYVVILLIWEPIYVACGFTLYLNRRTVLEAWDIELQFRRLRQRLTSGVGKTPALLATLAVLTALTNPSHEAWAQPVPLMTIPASTAPSQAAAPTPLNPTPLTTVPLPPSPLAPADTVAGPQSPRLLHQALTSEVARQTAQSIVQAPPFKNMQTVNRWRWKSDDNNDTHLPAATLTPHLPVWPQRLAKVVEVLLWGLLLALAILLVWRRREWLATLVSRLQAGRKPRPVASLVQHQAIVSDSVLPLDIAATAEQLWASQPREALSLLYRGLLSRLQTDHHLLLRSADTEGQVLAQVVRLRQPALEDFSRRLTQHWQALAYGHRPVTIIQQQQLLADWRALFDKPSHDKKVQA, from the coding sequence ATGCAGCTGAATGAAACCACCCTGGTCATCCGCCCGCGCAATCCATGGGAAGCCATCGACCTCGGCGTACTGCTCGCGGCGCGGCACTGGCGCCTGTTACTGAGCAGCTGGGCGATCGCCACCGTGCCGTTGTTCGCGCTGCTGACGCTGCTGCTGTGGGATCACCCGAGCATCGTCATTGCCCTGATCTGGTGGCTCAAGCCCGCTTTCGAGCGCTTGCCGCTGCACATTCTCGCGCAGTCGCTGTTCGGGGCCGCGCCCAGCGTACGCCAGGCTTTACGCCAATGGGTGCGCCTGCTGCGCCCGCAACTGGTGGCCAGCCTGACCTGGCGGCGCTTGAGCCTGAGCCGCAGTTTTACCCTGCCGGTGCTGCAACTCGAAGGCCTGGGCGGCCAACAGCGTTTGCGCCGCCTGGCAGTGTTACGCCGTCAGAACGGTGGCGCCGCGCGCTGGCTGACGCTGGTGGGCATTCATCTGGAATTGATCCTGAGCCTGGGCGCCGTGGGCTTGCTGTACATGCTCACGCCCCATGCCTTCAGCTCTTTCGCCGACCAGCAACTGGTACTCGATGCGAAGTATGTCGAAGCGCCCTGGCTGATCCACCTGCGCAACGCCTTCTATGTAGTGATCCTGCTGATCTGGGAGCCGATCTACGTGGCCTGTGGCTTTACCCTCTACCTCAATCGGCGCACCGTACTTGAAGCCTGGGACATCGAGTTGCAGTTCCGGCGCTTGCGCCAGCGCCTCACCAGCGGCGTCGGCAAAACCCCAGCCCTGCTGGCGACACTGGCAGTGCTGACCGCCCTGACCAATCCTAGCCACGAAGCCTGGGCGCAACCCGTCCCGCTGATGACCATTCCAGCGTCGACGGCCCCCTCCCAGGCAGCGGCGCCGACGCCCTTGAACCCGACGCCCCTGACCACGGTGCCTTTGCCCCCCTCGCCGCTGGCCCCGGCTGACACCGTCGCTGGCCCGCAAAGCCCGCGCCTGCTGCACCAGGCGCTGACCAGCGAGGTAGCGCGGCAGACGGCGCAGTCCATCGTGCAGGCGCCGCCGTTCAAGAACATGCAGACCGTCAATCGCTGGCGCTGGAAATCCGACGACAACAACGACACCCACCTGCCCGCGGCAACGCTGACACCGCACTTGCCCGTCTGGCCGCAACGGCTGGCCAAGGTCGTCGAGGTGCTGCTGTGGGGGCTATTGCTGGCGCTGGCGATCCTACTGGTGTGGCGTCGGCGCGAATGGCTGGCGACCCTGGTCAGCCGTCTGCAGGCAGGACGCAAGCCTCGCCCTGTTGCCAGTCTGGTACAGCATCAGGCAATCGTGTCCGACAGCGTGCTGCCCCTGGACATCGCGGCCACCGCCGAACAGTTGTGGGCGAGCCAGCCACGGGAAGCCTTGAGCCTGTTGTACCGCGGGTTGCTGTCGCGCCTGCAGACCGATCATCATCTGCTGCTACGCAGCGCTGACACCGAGGGCCAGGTGCTCGCCCAGGTCGTCCGCCTGCGACAGCCTGCGCTGGAAGACTTCAGCCGTCGCCTGACCCAGCATTGGCAGGCCCTCGCTTATGGCCACCGGCCAGTCACGATCATCCAGCAACAGCAATTGCTGGCCGACTGGCGAGCGCTGTTCGACAAGCCGAGTCACGACAAGAAGGTACAGGCATGA
- a CDS encoding helicase HerA-like domain-containing protein, with protein sequence MADSAQLLLGADLDGTPVAQAMRLSNRHGLIAGATGTGKTVTLQRLAEAFSDAGVAVFAADIKGDLCGLGAPGQPTGKIAERIAGMPWLGYRAKACPVTLWDVHGESGHPLRTTLSEMGPLLIGSLLELTDSQQAALYAAFKVADREGLLLLDLKDLKALLNHLKDNPQLLGDDAALMTTGSSQALLRRLATLEQQGAEALFGEPALQLEDLLQPDADGRGRIHLLDASRLVHESPKVYATFLLWLLAELFEQLPERGDADRPLLALFFDEAHLLFADTPKALQDRLEQVVRLIRSKGVGVYFVTQSPSDLPDGILAQLGLRLQHGLRAFTAREQRSLKAVADGFRPNPAFDTLTVLTELGIGEALVGTLQDKGTPAMVQRVLIAPPQSRIGPLTAAERSALLASSPLRGRYDKPIDRESAYEILSARRLQPPTEEAKAAAGDSLVDKATEFLGTAAGQAIKSAVRQAAGQLGRQLVRGLMGSLLGGNKRR encoded by the coding sequence ATGGCCGATAGCGCACAACTTCTGCTGGGTGCCGACCTCGATGGAACGCCTGTGGCGCAGGCCATGCGCCTGAGCAATCGCCACGGTTTGATCGCCGGCGCGACCGGTACGGGCAAGACGGTCACCTTGCAGCGCCTGGCCGAAGCCTTCAGCGACGCCGGTGTGGCGGTGTTCGCCGCCGACATCAAAGGCGATCTGTGTGGTTTGGGGGCGCCCGGCCAACCCACGGGCAAGATTGCCGAGCGGATTGCCGGCATGCCGTGGCTTGGGTATCGGGCCAAAGCCTGCCCAGTGACGCTTTGGGATGTGCACGGCGAGAGCGGCCACCCGTTGCGCACCACCCTCAGCGAGATGGGCCCGCTGCTGATCGGCAGCCTGCTGGAGCTGACCGACAGCCAGCAGGCGGCCCTGTATGCGGCATTCAAGGTGGCTGATCGCGAAGGTTTGTTGTTGCTCGATCTCAAGGACCTCAAGGCGCTGCTCAATCATCTCAAGGACAATCCGCAGTTGCTGGGCGATGACGCGGCCCTGATGACCACCGGTTCCAGCCAGGCCTTGTTGCGGCGCCTGGCGACGCTCGAGCAGCAAGGCGCCGAAGCGCTGTTCGGCGAACCGGCCTTGCAACTTGAAGATCTCCTGCAACCCGATGCCGACGGGCGCGGGCGTATTCATCTGCTGGACGCCAGCCGCCTGGTGCACGAGTCGCCCAAGGTCTACGCGACGTTTTTGCTGTGGTTGCTGGCCGAGTTGTTCGAGCAGCTCCCGGAGCGGGGCGATGCCGACAGGCCGTTGCTGGCATTGTTCTTCGACGAGGCCCACCTGTTGTTCGCCGATACCCCCAAGGCGCTTCAGGACCGGCTCGAGCAAGTGGTGCGGCTGATCCGCTCCAAGGGCGTCGGGGTGTATTTCGTCACTCAGTCGCCCAGCGATTTGCCCGATGGCATCCTCGCCCAGTTGGGGTTGCGCTTGCAGCACGGCTTGCGGGCGTTCACCGCCAGGGAGCAGAGATCCCTCAAAGCCGTGGCAGACGGCTTTCGACCCAATCCGGCGTTCGACACCCTCACCGTGCTCACCGAACTGGGCATTGGCGAGGCGCTGGTGGGGACGTTGCAGGACAAGGGCACGCCTGCGATGGTGCAGCGCGTACTGATCGCGCCCCCGCAGTCGCGTATCGGCCCGCTGACCGCGGCCGAGCGCTCGGCGTTGCTGGCGAGCTCGCCGTTGCGAGGCCGTTACGACAAGCCTATCGACCGCGAGTCGGCCTATGAAATCCTATCTGCACGCAGGCTGCAGCCGCCCACGGAGGAAGCCAAGGCGGCTGCGGGCGACAGCCTGGTGGACAAGGCCACGGAGTTTCTCGGGACAGCGGCGGGGCAGGCGATCAAGTCGGCGGTGCGCCAGGCTGCCGGGCAGTTGGGGCGGCAGCTGGTGCGTGGTCTGATGGGGTCGTTGCTGGGCGGCAACAAGCGTCGATAG
- a CDS encoding lysylphosphatidylglycerol synthase transmembrane domain-containing protein — MRRLPWLLVAIVAAVLIPMLLGGTAIFARLRSFPLSWMLGLIGIILGCWVLNTLRLRLLLGDQRDQVTRLQSLGVVMSAEFAWCATPAGSGGPLTIMALLSRYGVRPAQASAVFAMDQLSDLLFFLCALIGVLFYALAHSISQSQQMMLVISTCLVAGSLVGCVALGLWHRQVMLLIGRLMRRVRLKSSTRWRWTRKWLRFIAAFTNALKLPRSTLIMVFSLTCVHWGLRYSILYLALQGLGVDFQWAWSFLIQILSLSAGQFSLLPGGAGTAELTSAALLAPMVGKSTAAAAILIWRSVTYYFYLIVGGPIFVLMLGRPLLSKLMGRKRG, encoded by the coding sequence ATGAGGCGCCTGCCGTGGTTATTGGTGGCGATCGTCGCTGCGGTACTGATCCCCATGCTGCTGGGCGGCACGGCGATCTTCGCGCGCCTGCGCAGTTTTCCATTGTCGTGGATGCTCGGCCTGATCGGCATCATCCTTGGGTGCTGGGTCCTCAATACCTTGCGCCTGCGCCTGCTGCTGGGCGATCAACGCGACCAGGTCACTCGTCTGCAGAGCCTGGGCGTGGTGATGTCCGCCGAGTTCGCCTGGTGCGCGACCCCGGCCGGCAGTGGCGGCCCGTTGACCATCATGGCCTTGCTGAGCCGCTATGGCGTGCGGCCTGCCCAGGCCAGCGCGGTGTTCGCCATGGATCAACTCAGCGATCTGCTGTTCTTCCTCTGTGCGCTCATCGGCGTGCTGTTTTACGCGCTGGCCCATAGCATCAGCCAAAGCCAGCAGATGATGCTGGTGATCAGCACCTGCCTGGTTGCGGGCAGTCTGGTCGGTTGCGTGGCGCTGGGGCTCTGGCACCGCCAGGTGATGCTGCTGATCGGCCGCCTGATGCGCCGGGTAAGGCTCAAATCCTCCACGCGCTGGCGCTGGACCCGCAAATGGCTGCGCTTCATCGCGGCGTTCACCAACGCCCTGAAGCTGCCGCGCAGCACGCTGATCATGGTGTTCAGCCTGACCTGCGTGCACTGGGGGCTGCGCTACAGCATCCTGTACCTGGCGCTGCAGGGCCTGGGGGTCGATTTTCAATGGGCGTGGAGCTTTTTGATCCAGATCCTTTCACTCAGCGCCGGGCAATTCAGTCTGCTGCCCGGCGGCGCCGGCACGGCCGAACTCACCAGCGCAGCGCTGCTGGCACCGATGGTCGGCAAATCGACAGCGGCCGCCGCCATTCTGATCTGGCGCAGCGTGACCTATTACTTCTATCTGATCGTCGGCGGCCCGATCTTCGTGCTGATGCTCGGGCGCCCGCTGCTGAGTAAATTGATGGGCCGCAAGCGCGGCTAG
- a CDS encoding stage II sporulation protein M, with the protein MKQQPFETRHQPLWQAFSLRLKALESGKARTAHSEGFSHDYRRLCQHLALARSRGYSSRLVDHLEQLVLRGHRQLYRHRSQVGTQIVAFVLADFPRQVRSQWRLVLLAGLLLGLTLLGSALWIYCCPEQVYSLLDPAQVSAMEHQYDPQLSRLGLGAERPAAQDWQMFGFYVMNNVGIAFQTFAGGLLAGLGSVFFLMFNGLTIGAAAGHLTHIGSGQTFWSFVIGHSAFELPAIVLAGAAGLGIGWALIAPGRLTRGEALRVAAKASMQLVYGALLMLLLAAFVEAYWSAKTAIAPALKYAVGATLWLLLMLYLSRAGRGQHAAE; encoded by the coding sequence ATGAAACAGCAGCCTTTCGAAACTCGCCATCAACCACTCTGGCAAGCCTTCAGCCTGCGCCTTAAGGCCTTGGAGAGCGGCAAGGCACGCACCGCCCACAGCGAGGGTTTCAGCCACGACTATCGGCGCCTGTGCCAACATCTGGCGCTGGCCCGTTCGCGCGGCTACAGCAGCCGCCTGGTCGACCACCTGGAGCAGTTGGTGCTGCGTGGCCATCGCCAGCTCTACCGCCACCGCAGCCAGGTTGGCACGCAGATAGTCGCCTTCGTGCTGGCCGACTTCCCTCGCCAGGTGCGCAGCCAATGGCGCCTGGTACTGCTGGCCGGGCTGCTGCTGGGGCTGACGCTGTTGGGCTCGGCGCTGTGGATCTACTGCTGCCCGGAACAAGTCTACAGCCTGCTCGACCCGGCCCAGGTCAGCGCCATGGAGCATCAATATGATCCGCAACTGAGTCGTCTGGGCCTAGGTGCCGAGCGCCCTGCTGCTCAGGACTGGCAGATGTTCGGCTTTTACGTGATGAACAACGTCGGCATTGCCTTCCAGACGTTCGCCGGCGGCTTGCTCGCGGGCCTGGGCAGTGTGTTTTTCCTGATGTTCAATGGTTTGACCATCGGCGCCGCTGCGGGCCATCTCACCCACATCGGCTCGGGCCAGACCTTCTGGTCGTTCGTGATCGGCCACAGTGCGTTCGAACTGCCCGCCATTGTGTTGGCCGGCGCCGCCGGGCTGGGCATCGGCTGGGCGCTGATCGCCCCGGGGCGGCTTACCCGCGGCGAGGCATTGCGGGTGGCCGCCAAAGCCAGCATGCAGCTGGTCTACGGCGCCTTGTTGATGCTCCTGCTCGCAGCATTCGTCGAGGCGTACTGGTCGGCCAAGACGGCCATAGCGCCCGCGTTGAAATATGCCGTAGGGGCCACGCTGTGGCTGTTGCTGATGCTTTACTTGAGCCGTGCCGGCCGAGGTCAGCATGCAGCTGAATGA
- a CDS encoding RDD family protein: protein MPQTSATPRNATLPLDTRQAVETPEGIDLILRPAGLVVRAIAFSIDLLIRGALLIGLYFLLDALGEFGMGLGALLLFLLNWWYMVLFEVLNQGRTPGKQWMKLAVVMEDGTAVGWSASLIRNLLRVVDLLPLGYCLGALCCLYQPAFRRLGDLAAGSMVVYQDQPPSPAPPRLAAAPLLPTFTLTLADQRAILGFAERQEQLSRARADELAIILAEPLGVSSASLARTRLDSLAQGLLGPT, encoded by the coding sequence ATGCCCCAGACTTCAGCAACGCCAAGGAATGCAACGCTGCCCCTGGATACCCGCCAGGCGGTGGAAACCCCCGAGGGGATCGATTTGATCCTGAGGCCGGCCGGGCTGGTGGTCCGGGCCATCGCGTTCAGCATCGACCTGCTGATTCGCGGCGCCTTGCTGATCGGCCTGTATTTCTTGCTGGACGCCTTGGGCGAGTTTGGCATGGGCCTGGGTGCCTTGCTGTTGTTTCTGCTCAACTGGTGGTACATGGTGCTGTTCGAAGTACTCAATCAAGGACGTACACCGGGCAAGCAATGGATGAAGCTCGCGGTGGTCATGGAAGACGGCACCGCCGTGGGCTGGTCGGCGTCGCTGATTCGCAATCTGCTGCGCGTCGTCGACCTGCTGCCCCTCGGCTATTGCCTGGGTGCGCTGTGCTGCCTGTATCAGCCGGCTTTTCGACGCCTCGGAGACCTCGCGGCGGGCAGTATGGTGGTCTACCAGGATCAGCCACCCAGCCCGGCACCGCCCCGGCTGGCTGCCGCGCCACTGCTGCCGACCTTTACCCTGACACTGGCCGATCAGCGCGCGATCCTGGGTTTCGCCGAACGCCAGGAGCAACTGAGCCGTGCCCGCGCCGATGAACTGGCAATCATTCTGGCCGAACCGCTGGGCGTCAGCTCGGCGTCCCTCGCCCGCACCCGGCTCGACAGCCTGGCACAGGGCTTGTTGGGGCCGACATGA
- the sbcB gene encoding exodeoxyribonuclease I: protein MTTSIFWYDYETTGINPRSDRPLQVAGIRTDVDLNEIAAPVNLYCRPSDDILPHPMACMITGITPQRLAESGLGEAEFMTRVHAELSAPGTCGAGYNTLRFDDEMTRYSLYRNFFDPYAREWQGGNSRWDLIDVVRTAYALRPEGIEWPQHDGRVSLKLELLTAANGLEHGQAHDALSDVRATIAMARRVRDRQPRLYQWLFELRSKHKVQEQIRLLQPLVHISGRFSAARHYLGVVLPLAWHPRNRNALIVCDLHLDPQGMWQDSADSLKARLYTRSEDLPEGQLPVPLKLVQINRCPVLAPLSVLRPENIERLQLNLPLYEARAAALREHQAVWQEHLGLIYQDEKFDAVEDPEQQLYDGFIGDRDRRLCEQLRLAEPETLSSSRWMFDDGRLPELLKRYRARNFADTLNSAEHEAWLAFCRDRLTRPQAGAPHTLEAFDLAMLEALPRADGEQQAVLQQWQAYAQALRTKLQI, encoded by the coding sequence GTGACCACGAGCATTTTCTGGTACGACTACGAAACCACCGGTATCAACCCGCGCAGCGACCGGCCGTTGCAGGTGGCGGGTATTCGTACCGATGTCGACCTCAACGAAATCGCCGCCCCGGTCAATCTCTACTGTCGGCCCAGCGACGACATCCTGCCCCATCCCATGGCCTGCATGATCACCGGTATCACCCCCCAGCGCCTGGCCGAGTCCGGGCTGGGCGAAGCCGAGTTCATGACTCGGGTGCATGCCGAACTCTCGGCGCCGGGGACCTGCGGGGCCGGTTACAACACCCTGCGTTTCGATGATGAGATGACCCGTTACAGTCTTTATCGCAACTTCTTCGATCCCTATGCGCGGGAGTGGCAGGGCGGTAACAGCCGCTGGGACCTGATCGACGTGGTGCGCACCGCTTATGCCTTGCGTCCCGAGGGTATCGAATGGCCGCAGCATGACGGCCGCGTCAGTCTCAAGTTGGAGCTGTTGACGGCGGCCAATGGCCTTGAACATGGCCAGGCCCACGATGCCTTGTCGGATGTTCGAGCGACCATTGCCATGGCGCGACGGGTACGCGATCGCCAGCCGCGGTTATATCAATGGCTGTTCGAGTTGCGCAGTAAACACAAAGTGCAAGAGCAAATACGCTTGTTGCAGCCATTGGTACATATTTCCGGGCGCTTCTCGGCGGCGCGTCATTACTTGGGGGTGGTATTGCCACTGGCCTGGCACCCGCGCAATCGCAACGCCCTGATCGTCTGCGACTTGCACCTGGACCCGCAGGGCATGTGGCAAGACAGCGCCGACTCTTTGAAGGCGCGCTTGTACACCCGAAGCGAAGACCTGCCAGAAGGGCAACTGCCAGTGCCTTTGAAGTTGGTACAGATCAATCGTTGCCCTGTGTTGGCGCCACTCAGTGTGTTGCGCCCTGAAAATATCGAGCGATTGCAACTGAACTTGCCGTTGTATGAAGCACGGGCCGCCGCGTTGCGCGAACATCAGGCTGTTTGGCAGGAGCATCTCGGATTGATTTATCAGGACGAGAAGTTCGATGCGGTCGAAGACCCCGAGCAGCAGTTGTACGATGGATTTATTGGGGATCGTGACCGTCGGCTATGCGAGCAGCTGCGATTGGCTGAACCGGAAACACTTTCTTCGTCGCGCTGGATGTTCGATGACGGGCGTTTGCCGGAGCTGCTCAAACGTTATCGGGCACGTAACTTTGCCGATACCTTGAATAGCGCTGAACATGAGGCATGGCTGGCATTCTGTCGCGATCGCCTGACCCGTCCGCAGGCGGGGGCGCCTCATACGCTGGAGGCGTTCGACCTGGCCATGCTGGAGGCGCTGCCCCGTGCTGATGGCGAGCAGCAGGCTGTATTGCAACAGTGGCAGGCCTATGCCCAGGCATTGCGCACCAAGTTGCAGATATGA
- the purU gene encoding formyltetrahydrofolate deformylase encodes MRTFRLVIACPDRVGIVAKVSHFLASHNGWITEASHHSDDQSGWFFMRHEIRADSLPFGIEAFREAFAPIADEFSMVWRVTDTDQKKRVVLMASRESHCLADLLHRWHSDELDCAIACVISNHDDLRSMVEWHGIPYYHIPVDPKDKQPAFAEVSRRVAEHQADVVVLARYMQILPPQLCQEYAQKVINIHHSFLPSFVGAKPYHQASMRGVKLIGATCHYVTEELDAGPIIEQDVVRVSHSDSIEDMVRFGRDVEKMVLARGLRYHLEDRVLVHGNKTVVF; translated from the coding sequence ATGCGCACTTTTCGGCTGGTCATCGCGTGCCCCGACCGCGTCGGCATCGTGGCCAAAGTCAGTCACTTTCTGGCGTCCCATAATGGCTGGATCACCGAAGCCAGCCACCACTCCGATGATCAGAGTGGCTGGTTTTTCATGCGTCATGAAATTCGCGCCGACAGCTTGCCATTTGGTATCGAGGCATTTCGAGAGGCTTTCGCGCCGATCGCCGACGAGTTCTCCATGGTCTGGCGGGTCACCGATACCGATCAGAAAAAACGCGTGGTGCTGATGGCCAGTCGCGAGTCCCACTGCCTGGCAGATCTGTTGCACCGCTGGCACAGCGACGAACTGGACTGCGCTATCGCCTGTGTGATTTCCAACCACGACGATCTGCGCAGCATGGTCGAGTGGCATGGCATTCCTTACTACCATATTCCTGTCGACCCCAAGGACAAGCAGCCGGCCTTTGCCGAGGTGTCGCGCCGTGTTGCCGAGCATCAGGCCGACGTGGTGGTGCTGGCGCGCTACATGCAGATCCTGCCGCCACAGCTATGCCAGGAATACGCGCAGAAGGTCATCAACATCCACCACAGCTTCTTGCCGTCGTTCGTGGGCGCCAAGCCTTACCACCAGGCGTCGATGCGCGGCGTGAAGTTGATTGGCGCGACCTGCCACTATGTAACCGAAGAGCTCGATGCCGGGCCGATCATCGAGCAGGACGTGGTGCGTGTCAGCCATAGCGACAGCATCGAGGACATGGTCCGCTTCGGTCGCGATGTCGAGAAGATGGTGCTGGCGCGCGGCTTGCGTTATCACCTCGAAGACCGTGTACTGGTGCACGGCAACAAGACGGTGGTGTTCTAA
- the mvaT gene encoding histone-like nucleoid-structuring protein MvaT, giving the protein MSLINEYRATEEAIKELQARLKNLSQDDKLQTELEFEGKLRTLMGEYQKSLRDIVALLDPEAKFNKAPRSGAVKVTGTKRARKVKQYKNPHNGEIIETKGGNHKTLKEWKAKWGGDVVESWANLLG; this is encoded by the coding sequence ATGTCCCTGATCAACGAATACCGCGCCACAGAAGAAGCCATCAAAGAACTGCAAGCGCGTTTGAAGAACCTGTCGCAAGACGACAAACTGCAAACCGAACTGGAATTCGAAGGCAAGCTGCGCACGCTGATGGGCGAATATCAAAAATCGCTGCGTGACATCGTTGCCCTGCTGGACCCAGAAGCCAAGTTCAACAAGGCACCCCGTAGCGGCGCTGTCAAAGTCACTGGCACCAAGCGCGCGCGCAAGGTCAAGCAGTACAAAAACCCGCACAATGGCGAAATCATCGAAACCAAAGGCGGCAACCACAAGACCCTGAAAGAATGGAAAGCCAAGTGGGGCGGTGATGTGGTTGAAAGCTGGGCAAACCTGCTGGGTTAA